The sequence GAACTTGCCTTATCTTTAAGTTGTTCCTAGGAAACAAAGCTAAAAGTTGATTTGCAGTCAGACTTACGCTACTGTGTTGTAATTGTTTTGCCCTTGGGGGTTctccaaataatattttatttttaaattttagtgagcATCAGATTAGAAACATGCTTCAAAGAGGAAAGACCGGCTTTTAAAAGAacatatattttatgttcttttggtAGTATTTTTTGGTGGTTAAGGCATGAGTACTGAAATCGGGCAGATCCGGGTTCAAATCTTCCTCTGCCACTTCCTCCCTGTGTGGACTTAAGCAAATTACTTATCTTGTCTGAGCCTGTTCCCTCTTTATAAGGCTGTTGtaggatgaaatgagaaaatgttttaaaactgtgTTAACATTGATTATTAACTTATATTGCTTAATCCTTATAATACCATTGTGAATTAGATACTCTTATTgtcattttatagctgagaaaaTTAATGCCCAACACCACACaactaggatttgaatccaggctgaCTGCAGCCCCTCCTCCTTGGTTCTGTGATAGGCTTCACCAGGTGCTCAAAGCCCTGGGCTCGGTCCCTCGCGTCAGTAAATGCCCAGGGAATGGTGGCTgtggttgttattgttgttttatcaTGAATTGGGGGGCTCTCTGGCCagaatttttaatccattctgcatCCTTTGAGGCATGTAACTTTCGTCTTTTTGGCTGTAAAGCTCTTGAATTTCCAggattaatttttccccttttcttcaaATGCTTAAATCACAGGTGCAGCTGCCAAAAGAACTGGCATAAGAAGCAACAGAAGAATCTAGAAGAAGAAGGAATTGAAATAATGACTCTTGGATTAGACCTTGGAGATATTTCAGCAGCATGCTTCTGGATCCAGGTGGTAGAACTGGGAACAATGCTAACATCCCATAGGAGTATTTTGTAAAAGGCAAAATGTTTGGCCCATGAAAAAAAAAGGGGctgaaaaggaagagggaaggagataAAATACTAATATTCAGGGGCAACATTTTCTACTTCCCATCAGTCTGAGTGACTTTGGTGAAATTTAGTCATGCTTCCAGGAGcagaagttaaaaaaatgttttttggtaAACTTTACTATCGCTTTCTTCTGGTAAATAACAATAAATACTACGGGAGTGTTAACTATTATATTCCCATTTtttctccttccatctcttctgCTGTAATTCATCACACGGTATCTTAAAGGGAACAAATCGCGTCTCACTCTATGGAAATGTGCAAGGTGAATTGAGCTGCAGGCCCTTCTGATGCTTTGAAGTGGAAGAATTGTTAATTAGTTCTTCTCTGGAGAATCAGCTGAGATTTCCAGTCTTGAACCCtgcctgcctttctttctttgccattcCCCTGGTGTGGTGAGTGTACTTCTGAAAGGGGTATCTGTGAGCAGCAGAACACTTAAGCCACAGGACATGGAGAAAACAAAGTGTTTCCAGAAAAAGTAATGGGAAAAACAAACCCTGCATATATAAAAAAACTTCCATGTTTCCATACATATAGGGACAATGGGAGACAGCATGCtagttttgtaaaaaagaaatttttttataaataatatagttTTTGAAAAGCTTTTGGTTTTAGCTAACTAtattttctgtttggctttttttttttttttaatttagtctgTGAATCTAATTTGTTCATATTGCTATCCTCaaaaatcttctttgtttttttttttttgaggaagataagccctgagctaactactgccaatcctcctctttttgctgaggaggactggccctgagctaacacccatgcccatcttcctccactttataggtgggatgcccaccacagcacagcttttgccaacccgtgccatgtccgcacccaggatccgaaccggcaaaccccaggctgccgagaagcagaatgtgtgcacttaaccgctgcgccactgggccggcccctcaaaaatCTTCTAAAGGAAATTTGCTATAAGATTAAACTTCAATTCCTTCTCCTATCATTCAAGGCTGTCTAGTGCCTGTTCCCAATTTAGTAATCCGGTCTTATTTGCGACAAATTCTTTGTCCTCCTCTTGATAAACCATCCTCATGCTTTTGCTTTCATTGACTCTTCTACAGAATACTGTAGAACCTCCTCATCCGAGGTTTCACTTTCCGTGGCTTCAGTCACCCAtggtcaaccatggtctgaaaatattaaatagaaaattccagaaataagcaattcctAAGTTGAATTCTGCACTGAATAGTGTGATGAAAACTCTTGCTGTCCCGCTCTGTCCCTCTCGGGAGGTAAATCGTCCCTTTGTCCAGggtatccacactgtatatgctaTCTGCCTGTTAGTCATTTAGTTTCTGTCTCAGTTAGCAGACTGTTGCAGTATCACAGTGCtcgtgttcaagtaacccttattttacttactaaGGGCCCCAAAGTGAAAGAGTAGTAATGCTGGCAGTTCGGAAATACCaaagaagctgtaaagtgcttcctttaagtgaaaagtgaAAGTTCtggacttaataaggaaagaaaaaaattatatgctgaagttgctaagatctatggtaactttattacagtacattgttataattgttctcttcttagttgttaatctcttactgtgcctaatttataaattaggcttTATGATAGCTAtctatgtataggaaaaaacagcacagtctggCGTCACTTAATGAcgaggatacgttctgagaaatgtgtccttaggcaattttgtcaaCCTGcgaatgtcatagagtgtacttacacaaacctagatagtataggcTAGGTTGtacatgcagtctgtcattgacagAAACGTCGTTAGGCGGCACATGAgtgtatatatagggttcagtactatccctGGTTTCAGGAAGCCATTGGAGGTCTTGGAACACGTCCCCCATGGGTGAGCGGGGACTGTTATAACACCCAAGagacttccttccttctctcccttatGAAAGTCCTACCCCATCTTCAAAACCCAGGTCAGGCCCCAATCCTCCAAAAATCTTCCAGACAACTCCAACCCCAGTGTTCTTTCCTCCTGCCAAGTTCCTGGAGCCCTTAATCATCCGTTCTGGTAACTAGGTGCGTAGAATCTGGAATTTTGTATAGAAGTGGCATGAATCCTAGAAAACAGGAAATCACACTTTggtgccttttctttcttctttacctGAGTGAATAATTGCCAcctgccttctttctccttttatataaTCATAGGTGGGACACAATAAGCAaaacaggccaggagagaatggacCCAATGAGGacaaacttaaaattatttggaagaaCAAGCCATGGGAAAGAAATatgatgtttccatttttaaaagataatttagtGTGTACTAAAGTATCCAAATTTAAATAATCATAATTTTCAATCAAGTAACTAATTTTAGAATAGCCATTGgctgagagttttgttttctcctgCTTTACTATTCTATAAAACATCCCTGCATACAAAGCAGGATAGTTAAGAAAGGGTTGCAGTAAATAAAACTTAACTGTCTAGCATATTCTACATCTAAGAAGCTAAATTTTGATACGACAAAGCActctgaatatatttaaaagtttaatgtATATTAGTAGTTGAAGTTCTGGAAAGCCCTCACACATTTGCTTGTTCAGCCACAGTACTTATAAAGTCAGTAATTTCAGGAAGtatgaggccagccctgtggccaagtgcttaagttcacacactctgcttcagcagcccagggttcgctggttcagatcctgggcatagacctacacactgctcatgaagccatgctgtggtggcatcccacatagaagaactagaatgacttatgactaggatgtacaactatgtgctggggctttggggccaaaaaaaaaagaggaagattggcaacagatgttggctcagggccaatcttcctctctaaAAGAAGTATACCTTAAATAAGTGCTAATAGTCctgagaaaggatttttttttttcaagattttatttttttcctttttctcctcaaagccccccagtacatagttgtatattctttgttgtgggtccttccagttgtggcatgtgggacgccgcctcagtatggcttgatgagcagtgctgtgtccacgcccaggatttgaaccgacaaaacactgggctgcctgcagtggagcatgcaaacttaagcacttggccacagggccaggccccctCAGAAAGGATTTTAATCATAGATGGGCAAACAGAAAAGATGATCTAAATCCATAGCTTACTGCTTCAATACACAGCTTTTGTGAAGAGACAGGTGAAGTAGTTCACGTTAGGCTTTTTCTATCCACCCACTCCCACCCTAAAAATCTCTTAGTTGAAGATTTTAActtgctgggtttttttctttttggtgaggcagattgttgctgagctaacatctgtggcaatcctcctctattttgtatgtgggacgccaccacagcatggcttgatgagtggtgtgtacgttcatgcccagaatctgagctggcaaaccctgggccacagaagcagagtgtgcaaacttaaccactacaccaccaggccggccccaaaacttgtttttatttttatttattttttttgaggaagatcagccctgagctaactactgccagtcttccttttttttgctgaggcagactggccctgagctaacatccgtgcccatcttcatctactttatatgtggggcacctaccacagcatggcttttgccgaggtccgcacccaggatccaaaccagcgaaccctgggccgccgaagcagaacatgcacacttacccgctgccccaccaggccagccccttcaaaatttgtttttaaaatgtaataatttatAGCATTTACATGCTACAGTTTTCTATTATCCTTCCAGAATTGACCACTAACCATGGGTAATTATAATGAGTATATTTTTTACTCACATTGTCACTTTCTCCAAATTTATTGCATTTAGTCTTCAGAATTCACCATGTAGAAAATGTAAGGGGCTAAAATGTATATAAACCCATGTCAGGGTTAAAAAGGATCCCATTGGAATTCAATTTTATTCTGGCTGGAGATGAATAAAgtattaaagttttattaaacAGTATTTGAAACACAACCTGGGTGTTTACCGTATAATACATCCTCATCATTTCCAGGGTTGTCACAGAGTTTCTCAGACAGTTAACCCAGATGTGCATTAAATAAAGTCTCACAAAAAAACCTTTgataaattttattcttcatatttGGGTAAGGGTACAAATTCTAGACCATGTCTGTGAAGTCAAAGTGACATCACTGTGCTAGAGAGAAAGACTTCAGGTTGGCTGAGAAATTCAAATGCAAGAAAAATCAGGAGCAGCATATGCTGTTGCTTCTTATTCTCCGACCCAGAGAGAGTCTCTTCAGTAAGTAGTGCTCCCATTGTCTTCATAATTCAAGGTTAGGGAAACCTACATGTTTTCTATTCATCTATGAAATCACTCAATTGGCAAGCAAAACATGTTGTATAATCTATTTCCAAACACAtgggaaataaaaggaagaaagtaacagAATATATAAACTCATGCTATCTTAATTCTAATGTCTATCTATAAAAACATGGGGTTGTAACAATAGCtctctaaaatttttatgaactGCAGAAGCCGGGGATCACTCCCattttcattcctattttaaaagtctttttgcTTGGTCATCTAAAGATGCTTTTCAGATTTCAAAAGATCAGCCATCATTGTTCTCTTTGTGCCCCTAAGGAATTAATAAAATGCACATTCATTTACCTCTTTCTAAATGTTCCGgttaaaaactaaacaaagaaagaaatatgggaAACATTATCTTGGACACCTTTTTCTcattacaacaacaaaaaatgtgcaATATAAACAGAactcaagttttcttttattttgtttttttgttttttaacaagacTGCCAAGAATAATACAGGTCACATAGCTGTAACCTCCTTAAAGGAGACATTTAGTTTGCAACAAATACTTGCTAGTGAAAACACATCACTAGCATttcaaaaatttacaaaattttaacaaaatattctcCTAAACAGCTATCTTTATATttgtaaacaaaatataaacaactGGTTTATCCACTTTCCACTGCACGTCAAACAGGTGGCAAAGTGATAGAGATCATCTTTgatttgaaaagaataataatgaaaacgaAACTACTTTATACCCCACATATTATAATCCTAGAGAATAGTTTTGGAGGAGGATGCTGGGGCTTAAAACAGGCTAATGCATGACATCATCTACTTTAACAGTCTTTTCACATACTCACATGGCTTTGATActttataattacattttttcctGTAAGATAACAGTATTGTTGCTGTACAGGccataattcatttttttttcttttattccccaaAAGAAATAAGTGTGATCCATTTTCTATCAGTTTTCATAAACACACTTGAGACTTCAGACATAATAGGAGGATGGCTTCTTTTGGTTTCAGAAGCCTTCTCTCTTACAACATCAGAGATGTTAACAGTTTAGCCTATATGTGCATGCTGCCATAGATAGGTGGATGGTACATGCACCTCctatttcaaaaatacaaatggcAAGTAGGTCTGGACAAGGGCAAACTGCAACTTCAACTCGATTTCTACTGCAACCCTATCACCAGCTCAGCTCTATTTATTCCTTCACTTTACTGATATAGTCAGTGagtttgttgatgttttcttccTGCTGTTCTAGAGCATCCAGGACAATGCCCATTGGCGTCTTCTTCAAACCTATTCCCTCCATTTTATTCTCCAGTTTGTTCTTGAGGTTCCGAAGTCTCAGCGACGCATGGATAAACATCACTACAGAGAAGTGAAACACGGTTAGCACCAGAGCATCAGTTATCTTTCCCCACAGCCACATCACACTCCCTCTCCTCACACCTTCAGTATACTGCCTCAGCTAGCAATAGTCCGATCTGGCTCTCTAAGGGATCCAAGCCCTCAAATAGATCCTTGGACTTTATAGAAAGCTTTTCGACAAGTCATACATAAAGTTTTCTCCATGTGTGAAGGAAAACGTATTCAGCAGGAAGGGCCATAGTCTCGCAGCCACACTCTTTTCCTCCCACACTGATATCGTTACCTTTCACCTACTTAAATGCCCTGAAAATCAACATGGTTCCAACCTACATCAAAGTCGACTTATACAAAGTTTCCCAGGAAAGAACTCATGCTCAATTCAGGGATTTCCTGTATTTTGTTCCCTGTGGGAAGCATGAGGGTGAAGTCCAATTAGGAGGTCCCTAAGAGGCAGTTTTCCAAAGCGTTGGAGATAGgtttataaataaaaactaaaggtTTTACCGACATACCCTAGCGTTCCCCAGATTTGCTTCATCATTAAGAATTACCTGCTTGTTTATTAAGAAACAGATTCCCAAGCCCCTCTGCTGGACCTCCTGAACCAAAGCTTAAGGGATAGGCCTGGGGATCTGTATTTTATGCAGGCGTTCCAGATGACGGACACCAGCAATTTTCAAACTTCTGTGTACGTACAAATCACCCGCAGAACCTGTTAAACAGGAAAATTTTGGGTCTCCACCACCCCAAATTCAGACTGTTAAGACTGAAGTAGGGCTCTAGACCATAaaatttcaataatcactctggAAGATTCTAATATAGGTGATCTTGGACcttcattttgagaaacactgatgtgCGTTCCATCTGGAAGCTCCCAACCCAGACTGGCCATTAGAAACATTTGAGGAACTTTCTGAAAATACAACTTCTTTGGGCACCACTGTTGACCCACAGAATCAAGATCTCCAAGGGATGTGGCTgggaaatttgtatttttaataagcatcCCGGATGATTCTCATAATCATCAAAGTTGGGATTGATCTtgtctcattttcttattttatagatgagtgaGCTACAGCCCATTTGGATAACTGGTCCAAATCACATTGCTGGCTTCCAGTAGGTCTAGGATTAGAAATCAGGAACCCTGACTCTCTACCTAGAACACGTTTCATTACGCTGGCCTGTCTCAGGCTCTGATGTGGAAAGGTACTCAGGTTAACAAGCTGtgtggggctgccctgtggcggagtggttaagttcccgcgctccgctacagtggcccagggtttttctggtttggatcctgagcacggacatggtaccactcatcaggccatgctgaggcggcatcccacgtacaacaactagaaggacccacaactaaaatatacaactatatactggggggatttgtggagaaaaagcagaaaggaaaaaaaaaagattgacaacagttgttagctcaggtgccaatctttaaaagaaaaaaaaaaacaagctgtGTGTTTAAGCAGAATTATTGAAATTCCAAGCCTCTAGCACATAAGGAAAATCAGAAGAATATTTCAAAAAGTCTGAATTTGCTGATTCAAACATTTTGTCCAATAAGGTGTGGGACTCATCCATAAATATTCTGGGCTTAATCTAACAAAACCCAAATCAAGCAATTGATTCTATTTAATGGAATAAATGCACATGTGAAATGCTGTTAAAGTTAAAGGGATGTTCCTGTGGTATAATACACTAGAATTTTAATCATATTTCTGATGATGCGACTGGAATTTTATCTGTCCTTTATTTCAGGCTTCAAGTGTTTGAGATCTCAGTAAGCAACgcatttaaaatttagaaagcatCTAGTTCCCTTCACCAGAACTGGAATACTTGTTATGTCATCTTCTGGGCCAATTATTTCTATAGACTGTTGACACTAATTAAGATTTTCTGAGTAAGTAGAGAGTAAATAGTTTACTGCCAAATGAAATATGTTCATTCCTGTGTCAGGACAGTATGAGTGACACAAAGATTGAGAACAGACTCTAATATCAGACAAATCTGGAGTCCAGTGCAGGGCTATGAAACTTTCTTGTTGTATGACTTgggatttgtatttcttttgttaacTGTTGTGTCCTCAAAGAGTGTCTGGCATAGAGTGCGTGcccaatacatatttgtggaaTTAATGGACTATTAGGCCTTTCTGCTGTTTCAGAAAATTCTGATAATTTTGCAGACATGCCAACACACATAAGAAACAGGTTATATAATTCCCATTGAACAATCGTgcctacatttttttctgatatgaGAAAAGGAAGACTCAGGTTCACTTACGCAACAAAGGAAAAGTGATGCCAAACACAAAGACCATGACTCCACCGAACATAGATATGAGGAAATAGCTGGCCAGCATGACCACCATGACAAATGTCGTGGGGTACCGCTTCTTCATCCGGCGGAGGATGTCCTTATTGTGGGCTGCCCACACAAACCCTGTGAACACCAGCACCACCACAATTCCTCCAAGGATCATGTTGAAGGGGCTCAGGAACctggaatatgaaaaaaaagagggaggctAGGTCAACaagagcaggagcaggaagaggaagatgaggaaggggaggaggaggaaaaacaagTGTTGCATACTTACTAagcattttatctaagttgtctcatttaatccttaaaccTGATGAGGTAGATAACTATTAATTCATTtctcaaatgaagaaactgaggcacagaggtgagAAAATGGTGGAGTTAAAATTCACACCCAGGCAGTTTGACTCCCACCAAACTTGTCAGTCCATCTCATTAGAGGCTCatgattttaaaagacttttaaaatttaaaagagaccCCCTTGTTTGGGGGGGGCGCTGCATTTAGCTTTCATAC is a genomic window of Equus asinus isolate D_3611 breed Donkey chromosome 21, EquAss-T2T_v2, whole genome shotgun sequence containing:
- the ARL6IP5 gene encoding PRA1 family protein 3, with translation MDVSIAPLRAWDDFFPGSDRFARPDFRDISKWNNRVVSNLLYYQTNYLVVAAMMISVVGFLSPFNMILGGIVVVLVFTGFVWAAHNKDILRRMKKRYPTTFVMVVMLASYFLISMFGGVMVFVFGITFPLLLMFIHASLRLRNLKNKLENKMEGIGLKKTPMGIVLDALEQQEENINKLTDYISKVKE